The following are encoded together in the Phaseolus vulgaris cultivar G19833 chromosome 9, P. vulgaris v2.0, whole genome shotgun sequence genome:
- the LOC137822709 gene encoding formin-like protein 4, protein MSASSHAIAKAVVATAGAMLLIAAVLFYFFHKFVISRYRQRNKIGASLLRESGVNLEYINKVGGNVKGLIVEENGVDVLYVMDTERRPLITGFQNSILNPSYEHDEEEKRIDIMVHRSKVFKPELPHASESPSLVGHENQVKPESQSPSVSTSLTPRQNLPQSPQLAPSLQPPQQSSPMIPENKKTQPPPPPPPPTRPPPPPPGPPPLPKASGFISSLKPPPAPKGKTNIRSTKEGMAGESSREKGVGQTRLKPLHWDKVVANVDHSTVWDQINDGSFRFDDELMESLFGYSSSYKTQDRNRTLSTLAKSNSNAPTQMFILDPRKSQNTAIVLRSLAISRKGILDAVLDGQGLSVETLERLTKIAPTKEEEAKIIQFSGNPDQLADAESFLYYILKAVPTAFNRLKAMLFRSSYDCEVLQHKEQLQTLERGCKELRTSGLFLKLLEAILKAGNRMNAGTSRGNAQGFNLSALRKLSDVKSTDGKTSLLHFIVEQVVQSEGKRQALYRKHTLHISNVEASNVNRAYSYSLMQQEADKEYTMLGLQVLGGLSDELSEAKKAASIEYHNLITMCSTLNAHVSEIRQIVTCCGNTGSGGFINEMKGFLEECEGELEVVKEEQTRIMELVKKTNDYYLSGASKDNMVNPFQLFVIIKNFVDMVGQACIELKRKVEKKNVGGEAVSTTPPLSPSKRTPLRFPNFDLYFLSNVSETSSSSQSEDDF, encoded by the exons ATGTCAGCCTCTAGTCATGCAATTGCAAAGGCTGTGGTTGCCACAGCTGGGGCTATGTTACTTATTGCTGCTGTTCTTTTTTACTTCTTTCACAAATTTGTGATTTCTAGATACCGCCAGAGAAACAAAATTGGAGCAAGTTTGCTTCGAGAATCAGGAGTGAACCTTGAGTATATAAACAAAGTTGGTGGCAATGTGAAGGGATTAATTGTTGAAGAAAATGGGGTTGATGTTCTTTATGTGATGGACACAGAAAGAAGACCATTGATAACTGGATTCCAAAATAGTATACTCAATCCAAGTTATGAACacgatgaagaagaaaagagaatagATATAATGGTCCACAGGTCCAAAGTATTCAAGCCTGAACTTCCACATGCAAGTGAATCTCCAAGCTTAGTTGGCCATGAGAATCAAGTTAAGCCAGAGTCACAATCACCATCAGTTTCAACATCACTAACACCAAGACAAAACTTGCCACAATCTCCTCAGCTAGCACCTTCACTTCAACCACCACAACAATCTTCACCAATGATTCCTGAGAACAAGAAAACTCAaccaccaccacctcctcctcctccaactcgtcctccaccaccaccaccaggtCCACCTCCACTTCCAAAGGCCAGTGGCTTCATTTCATCCCTGAAACCCCCTCCTGCACCCAAAGGGAAAACAAACATAAGAAGCACTAAAGAGGGTATGGCAGGGGAGAGTTCAAGAGAGAAGGGTGTTGGTCAAACAAGACTGAAGCCTCTACACTGGGATAAGGTTGTAGCAAATGTTGATCATTCAACAGTGTGGGATCAGATCAATGATGGCTCTTTCCG GTTTGATGATGAACTAATGGAATCACTCTTTGGATATTCAAGTAGCTATAAAACACAAGATAGAAACAGAACTCTTTCCACTTTGGCCAAGTCCAATTCCAATGCGCCAACTCAAATGTTCATTCTTGACCCAAGGAAATCTCAAAATACTGCCATTGTGTTAAGATCACTTGCCATTTCTCGCAAGGGAATCTTGGATGCTGTCCTTGATGGTCAAGGTCTAAGTGTTGAGACACTTGAAAGACTCACTAAAATAGCTCCCACCAAAGAAGAGGAAGCAAAAATCATCCAATTCAGTGGCAACCCGGATCAGCTTGCTGATGCCGAGTCTTTCCTGTACTACATTCTTAAAGCAGTTCCGACAGCATTCAACCGTTTGAAAGCAATGCTTTTCAGGTCGAGTTATGATTGTGAAGTTCTTCAGCACAAGGAACAGCTACAAACACTTGAAAGAGGTTGCAAGGAACTGAGAACCAGTGGTCTGTTTTTGAAACTCCTTGAGGCCATTCTCAAGGCTGGGAATCGTATGAATGCTGGAACTTCAAGAGGCAATGCACAAGGCTTCAACCTGAGTGCTCTTAGAAAACTTTCTGATGTGAAAAGCACAGATGGGAAGACTAGTTTGCTTCATTTTATAGTAGAACAAGTGGTTCAGTCAGAGGGAAAAAGACAAGCTCTCTATCGAAAGCACACACTTCACATAAGCAATGTTGAAGCAAGCAATGTGAATAGAGCTTATTCATATAGCCTGATGCAACAAGAGGCTGATAAAGAATACACTATGCTTGGTTTGCAAGTGTTAGGTGGGCTAAGTGATGAGTTATCTGAAGCAAAGAAAGCAGCTAGTATTGAGTATCACAATTTGATCACAATGTGTTCCACTCTTAATGCTCATGTTAGTGAAATTAGACAGATTGTAACATGTTGTGGCAACACGGGGAGTGGTGGATTTATCAACGAAATGAAAGGGTTTCTAGAGGAATGTGAGGGAGAACTTGAGGTGGTGAAAGAGGAGCAGACAAGGATCATGGAGCTTGTGAAAAAAACAAATGATTACTATCTATCAGGAGCATCCAAAGACAACATGGTAAACCCCTTTCAACTGTTTGTTATTATAAAGAATTTTGTTGACATGGTTGGTCAGGCTTGCATAGAACTAAAAAGGAAGGTAGAAAAGAAGAATGTCGGAGGAGAGGCTGTGTCAACAACACCACCTTTGTCGCCATCAAAGAGGACGCCACTCAGATTCCCTAACTTTGATTTGTATTTTCTGTCAAATGTGTCAGAAACTTCATCTTCTAGCCAATCAGAAGATGATTTCTGA